From one Thermomicrobiales bacterium genomic stretch:
- a CDS encoding DbpA RNA binding domain-containing protein has protein sequence MQPLPRPARSTLLVATDVAARGLDIEHVSHVINFDIAARPGDRTSTGSAAPAGPAGPASAMTLVTPRERRLLRWIESAVGQRLEPRRVPTASDVAAKQRERLAAMLGEVIETDELARPMALVDELSAYYDPAQIAAAAISMLLQPEPEETDLPVSAAGAERGMARLFLDVGREDGVRPSDIVGAIANEARIPGKRIGVIEIKDAYSFVEIPEDLVQRVTEALGRTKLRGRDVRVEIARPSDGGPPPARPAEQRPPRPTDRDRDRGPRTRDRERPGGRGRPSRYERG, from the coding sequence ATGCAGCCGCTTCCGCGACCAGCCAGGTCGACGCTGCTGGTCGCCACCGACGTGGCCGCGCGCGGCCTCGATATCGAGCACGTGTCGCACGTGATCAACTTCGACATTGCCGCGCGACCCGGAGATCGTACGTCCACCGGATCGGCCGCACCGGCCGGGCCGGCCGGGCCGGCGAGCGCGATGACGCTGGTGACGCCGCGCGAGCGCCGGCTGCTGCGCTGGATCGAGAGCGCGGTCGGCCAGCGGCTGGAGCCGCGCCGGGTGCCGACGGCGTCGGACGTCGCGGCCAAGCAGCGCGAGCGACTGGCGGCAATGCTCGGCGAGGTGATCGAGACCGACGAGCTGGCTCGGCCGATGGCGCTGGTGGATGAGCTCTCCGCGTATTACGACCCGGCGCAGATCGCGGCGGCGGCGATCTCGATGCTCCTCCAGCCGGAGCCGGAGGAGACGGATCTGCCGGTCAGCGCGGCGGGAGCAGAGCGGGGCATGGCGCGGCTATTCCTCGACGTCGGCCGCGAGGACGGCGTCCGGCCCAGCGACATCGTCGGCGCGATCGCCAACGAGGCGCGCATCCCCGGCAAGCGGATCGGCGTGATCGAGATCAAGGACGCCTATTCGTTCGTCGAGATCCCCGAGGACCTGGTTCAGCGCGTCACCGAGGCGCTGGGTCGGACGAAGCTGCGGGGGCGTGACGTCCGCGTCGAGATCGCGCGCCCGAGCGACGGTGGTCCGCCACCGGCCCGTCCGGCCGAGCAGCGCCCCCCTCGTCCGACCGATCGCGACCGAGACCGTGGCCCACGCACCCGCGACCGGGAGCGCCCCGGTGGCCGTGGCCGGCCGTCGCGCTACGAGCGGGGGTAG
- a CDS encoding inorganic phosphate transporter, with translation MDQVLLLLVLVFAAGIAFDFINGFHDTANAIATVVATRVLSLRTAVLMAAGFNIIGALTGTAVAKTIGAGLVDGSSITQSVVLAALLGAIVWNLITWWFAIPSSSSHALIGGLLGAGAIHGGIKVWQWSGIEKTLIALVGSPVLGFIGGVLLITIVSWLSFRMRPTTGKHVFRVLQLFSASFMAFSHGSNDAQKTMGILSLALFTAGRIDTFHIPIWVMLTAAIAMGAGTAAGGRRIIHTMGDKIIKLNPIHGFAAETAAASVIYVASHLGFPVSTTHVISSSIMGVGSVRGRAGVRWGVARTIVTAWVVTIPACMFVSGVCYLVLSIWFD, from the coding sequence GTGGATCAGGTCCTGCTTCTCCTCGTCCTGGTCTTTGCCGCGGGCATCGCGTTCGATTTCATCAACGGGTTCCACGACACTGCCAACGCCATCGCAACCGTTGTCGCAACCCGCGTCCTTTCGCTCCGGACCGCCGTGCTGATGGCGGCAGGCTTCAACATCATCGGCGCGCTGACCGGCACCGCCGTCGCCAAGACGATCGGCGCCGGGCTGGTGGACGGAAGCTCGATTACCCAGTCAGTCGTGCTGGCAGCGTTGCTCGGAGCGATCGTCTGGAACCTGATCACCTGGTGGTTTGCCATTCCCTCGTCATCGTCGCACGCCCTCATCGGCGGCCTGCTCGGCGCGGGCGCAATCCACGGCGGCATCAAGGTCTGGCAGTGGAGCGGGATCGAGAAGACGCTGATCGCGCTGGTCGGCTCTCCGGTTCTGGGGTTCATCGGCGGCGTGCTGCTGATTACGATCGTCTCCTGGCTGTCGTTTCGTATGCGCCCGACGACCGGCAAGCATGTCTTCCGCGTGCTCCAGCTCTTCTCGGCCAGTTTCATGGCGTTCAGCCACGGCTCGAATGACGCGCAGAAGACGATGGGCATCCTCAGCCTGGCGCTGTTCACCGCCGGCCGGATCGACACATTCCACATCCCGATCTGGGTCATGCTGACTGCGGCAATCGCGATGGGCGCTGGCACGGCGGCCGGCGGCCGGCGGATCATCCACACAATGGGCGACAAGATCATCAAGCTCAACCCGATCCACGGCTTCGCTGCCGAGACGGCCGCCGCCTCTGTCATCTACGTCGCGAGCCACCTCGGCTTCCCGGTCAGCACGACCCACGTCATCTCATCGTCGATCATGGGCGTCGGCTCCGTCCGCGGCCGCGCGGGAGTGCGCTGGGGCGTCGCCCGGACGATCGTCACCGCCTGGGTCGTGACGATCCCCGCCTGCATGTTCGTCTCCGGCGTCTGCTATCTCGTTCTATCAATCTGGTTCGACTAG